The proteins below come from a single Isoptericola dokdonensis DS-3 genomic window:
- the tal gene encoding transaldolase — MTQATVPGPIDDLTRAGVSVWLDDLSRERLRSGNLAELVATRGVVGVTTNPTIFAGALSGGDAYDAALAELTGTDVEAAVERITTDDVRQAADVLRPVYDATGTVDGRVSIEVDPRLARDTAATVATAERLWATVDRPNVMIKIPATVEGLPAITAALAQGISVNVTLIFSIERYRAVMDAFVTGLEQARAAGHDLAPIGSVASFFVSRVDAAVDAALTDVGTPEALALRGRAAIANARLAHAAYAEVFASDRWQALAAAGAHPQRPLWASTGVKNPDYPDTLYVTELVAPGVVNTMPQGTLDAVADHGEITGDTVTGRGEEAAATLAAVEAQGVSLDEVTAQLEAEGVTKFEVSWDELLTTTKTGLDAAGA, encoded by the coding sequence ATGACGCAGGCCACCGTCCCCGGACCCATCGACGACCTCACCCGCGCGGGTGTCTCGGTGTGGCTCGACGACCTCTCCCGTGAACGCCTCCGCAGCGGCAACCTCGCCGAGCTCGTCGCGACCCGCGGCGTCGTGGGCGTCACGACCAACCCCACCATCTTCGCGGGCGCGCTGTCCGGCGGTGACGCGTACGACGCCGCCCTGGCGGAGCTGACCGGCACCGACGTCGAGGCCGCCGTCGAGCGCATCACCACCGACGACGTCCGCCAGGCCGCGGACGTCCTGCGCCCCGTGTACGACGCCACCGGCACCGTCGACGGCCGGGTCTCCATCGAGGTCGACCCCCGCCTCGCCCGCGACACCGCCGCGACCGTGGCGACCGCCGAGCGCCTGTGGGCCACCGTCGACCGGCCGAACGTCATGATCAAGATCCCCGCGACCGTGGAGGGGCTGCCGGCCATCACCGCCGCGCTCGCCCAGGGGATCAGCGTCAACGTGACCCTCATCTTCTCGATCGAGCGCTACCGCGCCGTCATGGACGCGTTCGTGACGGGCCTGGAGCAGGCCCGCGCGGCCGGGCACGACCTCGCCCCGATCGGCTCGGTCGCCTCGTTCTTCGTCTCCCGGGTGGACGCCGCGGTCGACGCGGCCCTCACCGACGTAGGCACGCCGGAGGCCCTCGCGCTGCGCGGCCGCGCCGCGATCGCCAACGCCCGTCTCGCCCACGCCGCCTACGCGGAGGTCTTCGCCTCCGACCGGTGGCAGGCGCTGGCCGCCGCGGGCGCGCACCCGCAGCGCCCGCTCTGGGCGTCGACCGGGGTGAAGAACCCCGACTACCCCGACACCCTGTACGTGACCGAGCTGGTCGCCCCGGGCGTGGTCAACACCATGCCGCAGGGGACGCTCGACGCCGTGGCGGACCACGGCGAGATCACCGGCGACACCGTGACCGGCCGCGGCGAGGAGGCCGCCGCGACCCTCGCCGCGGTCGAGGCGCAGGGGGTCTCGCTGGACGAGGTCACCGCGCAGCTCGAGGCCGAGGGCGTCACCAAGTTCGAGGTCAGCTGGGACGAGCTCCTCACGACGACCAAGACCGGCCTGGACGCCGCCGGCGCCTGA